Genomic segment of Pristiophorus japonicus isolate sPriJap1 unplaced genomic scaffold, sPriJap1.hap1 HAP1_SCAFFOLD_3746, whole genome shotgun sequence:
gtacctgccctgggagtgtttgatgggacagtgtagagggggctttactctgtatctaaccccctgtacctgccctgggagtgtttgatgggacagtgtggagggagctttactctgtatctaaccccctgtacctgccccgggagtgtttgatgggacagtgtggagggagctttacactgtatctaacccactgtaccagccctgggagtgtttgatgggacagtgtagagggagctttactctgtatctaaccccctgtacctaccctgggagtgtttgatgggacagtgtagagggagctttactctgtatctaacccccctgtacctgccctgggagtgtttgatgggacagtgtagagggagctttactctgtatctaaccccctgtacctgccctgggagtgtttgatgggacagtgtagagggagctttactctgtatctaaccccctgtacctgccctgggagtgtttgatgggacagtgtagagagagctttactctgtatctaaccccctgtacctgccctgggagtgtttgatgggacagtgtagagggagctttactctgtatctaaccccctgtacctgccctgggagtgtttgatggggacagtgtggagggagctgtgATCGGGTAATGACTGCCGTCTCTCGCTCCCAGGACGGATTACGGAGGATGAAGCGAAGCGATCAGCCTATCTGAACATTGTGGGTCTGGTGGGTTCCATCGACAATGACTTCTGCGGCACAGATATGACGATTGGCACCGACTCTGCTCTGCACCGTATCATGGAGGTCGTGGATTCGATTACCACCACTGCACAGAGGTACCAGCGTCAGATAGACGGGTCCGTCTGTaacctctgaccctgaccctgactctgactctgaccctgactctaACCCTGACCGTAACCTCTGACCCTgactctaaccctgaccctaaccctgactctgaccctgactctaCCCCTGAccgtaaccctgaccctaaccctgactctgaccctgactctaACCCTGACCGTaacctctgaccctgaccctgactctaactctaactctgacCCTGAccgtaaccctgaccctgaccctaaccctgaccctaaccctaaccctgacctgaccctgaccctaaccctaaccctgaccctaaccctgaccctaaccctgaccctaaccctgaccctgaccctaaccctgaccctaaccctgaccctaaccctgaccctgaccctaaccctgaccctgaccctgactctaactctgaccctgaccctgactctaactctgaccctaaccctaaccctgaccctaaccctgactctaaccctgaccctgaccctaaccctgaccctgaccctaatcctgactctaaccctgactctgaccctgaccgtaaccctgaccctgaccctaaccctaaccctgaccctaatcctgactctaaccctgactctgaccctgaccgtaaccctgaccctgaccctaaccctaaccctgaccctgactctaaccctgaccctgaccctgaccctgactctaccCCTGACCGTAACCTTGACcgtaaccctgaccctgactctaaccctgactctaaccctgactctaaccctcaccctgacccgaaccctaatgctgaccctgactctaaccctgactctaaccctaaccctgaccctgactctaaacctgaccctaaccctgaccttgaccctgaccctgactctgaaccTGACTCTGaacctgactctgaccctgaccctgattctgaccctgaccctaaccctaatcctaaccctaatcctgaccctgactctaaccctgactctaaccctgactctaaccctgactctaaccctgactctaaccctgactctaactctgactctgaccctgaccctgaccctaaacctgactctgaccctgactctgactctgggcctgactctgactctgaccccctGACCTTAACCCAAACCCTGACCTTTTCCCAGCCCTGAccttaaccctgaccctgaccttaaCCCTCATGCTGACCTCtatccctgacccctgacccctaaCCATAACCCCGATTCTGACCCTGacgctgaccctgaccctaaatgcTTACATACCCTAATCCTACCCCCCTCACtgcacctccccctctctcactgccccgccccctctcatggccccaccccctctcccactgcccctccccctctcccactgcccctccccctcacccactgcccctccccctcctccactgcccctccccctgtctcaccaccccgcccccctctCATGGCCCCACCCCCTcttccactgcccctccccctcacccactgcccctccccctcacccactgcccctccccctgtctcaccgccccgccccccctctcatggccccactccctctcctactgcccctccccctctctccccgccatcaCGCCCCGCTCCGTGAGGTTAAAGGTTATGGGGTagagggtgtgtcggtgtgtctatCTTCACCACAGGGGACCCAGCGATGGTGGGAAAGGTGTACGACCATCAACCCATCCTTCCCCGAGAGCCcaatcccttcccctccccttgcaTGTCCCTCAAACCCTACCCCtcaatgtcccccccccccccaccccacattgtCCCCGTGACCCTCCGTCTCCCAACACAACCATGTCGCTCGGGCAAGGGGCccgtcgggcaacgtgtctcggcagAACATACGTCGGCCGCGTCAATCGTCACTGAGCCCCCCCCGCCCCAATATCCCCCCGGTGTGTCGCTGAGTGCGTGCGTGCGTCTGTGGGGGGCAGTCAATCGTTACCCCGTTAGATCTTCCTGTGCGCGTAGAGACGGCCGTAATCTGGGCAAGtcacgtccctctctctctctctctcacactctctctcacgctctctctctctctctctctctctcttccttcctgcaGCCACCAGAGAACATTTGTACTGGAGGTCATGGGACGTCACTGTGGGTGAGTCACTGTGccatcatatagcgcctttaacccacgtacagtaggcacctcaagtcgctggagaaataccaccaacgctgtctccgcaagatcctgcaaatcccccgggaggacagacgcaccaacgttagcgtcctcgaccaggcccaacatccccagcctcgaagcactgaccacactcgaccagctccgctgggcagggccacattgtccgcatgtccccccgacacgagactccccaaagcaagcgctctactcgggaactccttcacgggcaaacgagccaaaggtgggcagaggaaacgttacaagggaccaccctcaaagcctccctgataaagtgcaacatccccaccgacacctgggagtccctgggcccaaagaccagtccgccctaagtggagggagtgcatccgggagggggctgagcaccttgagtctcgtcgccgagagcgtgcagaaaccaagcgcaggcagcggaaggagcgtgcggcaaaccagtcccaccctccccttccctcaacgtctatctgtcccacctgtgacagggactgtggttcccgtattggtctgttcagccacctcaggactcgtgtttagagtggaagcaagtcttcctcgattccgagggactgaacgACGATGATGGCGATAACGGAGTGAAACGCCTCGAGGAGTTTCACGGGAGCCTTACGCGATaccaatttgaccccgagccacataagtagaaattaggggcaggtgaccaaaagctgggtcaaagagggaggttttaaggagcgtcttgaaggaggagagagaggtttaagaacgtaagaattaggagcaggagtcggccattcggcccctcgagcccgctccgccatccaatgagatcacgGCCAATCTTCGAGCTCAACACTTCCCGGCCCGATCCCTCGATTTCCCCTCAActccaaaaatccatcaatctcggccttggatatacccaacgactgagctctctggggcagagtgttccccgagaccccaaaaatctatcgatcccagacttggatatacccaatgactgagccctctggggcaaagagtTCCCCAAGACCCCAAAAatcctatcgatcccagccttggatatacccaacgactgagctctctgggctagagagttcccctagaccccaaaaatccatcgatcccagccttggatatatccaacgactgagccctctggggcagagagttcccctagacaccaaaaatccatcgatcccagccttggatatacccaacgactgagccctctggggcagagtgttcccctagaccccaaaaatctatcgatcccagacttggatatacccaatgactgagccctctggggcagagtgttcccctagaccccaaaaatctatcgatcccagccttggataGACCCAACGACTGAGCACTCTGGGGCAAAGAGTTCCCCAAGACCCCAAAAatcctatcgatcccagccttggatatacccaacgactgagctctctgggctagagagttcccctagaccccaaaaatccatcgatcccagccttggatatacccaatgactgagcactctggggcagagagttccagagattcacccccctccgagtgaaggaattcctcctcatctcagtcctaaatggccgcccccttatcccgagactgtgtgacccccctggttctacGCTCCccacagcccgggggggaaacatccttcctgcatccagcCTGTCAGAACTGTGcgtgtttcaatcagatcatctctcagccttctaaactccggagaatatCGGCCTCGTccgctcatcggacaatccccccatcccaggaatcagtctggtgaaccttcgctgcactccctcaatggcaagtatatccttccttgggtaaggagactaaaactgtgcacaatactccaggtgtggtcccaccaggggCTTATATAATGGCAGGACCTCTTCACTCTGACACACgattcctcctgtaataaaggccaacgtaccatttgcttatctttagggacggagttccagagcttggggcccaggcaacagaaggcacgaccaccgatggtggagcgattataatcagggatggtcaggagggcagaattagaggagtgcagagatctcgggggggttgtggggctggaggggcttacagagatagggaggggtgtaggggctggaggttacagagatagggaggggtgtaggggctggaggagattacagagatagggaggggtgtaggggctggagcaggttacagagatagggaggggtgtaggggctggaggttacagagataaggaggggtgtaggggctggagcaggttacagagatagggaggggtgtagggggttggaggaggttacagagatagggaggggtgtagggagttggaggaggttacagagatagggaggggtgtcggggctggagggggttacagagatagggaggggtgtaggggctggagggggtgagagagatagggaggggtgtaggggctggagcaggttacagagatagggaggggtgtagggggttggaggaggttacagagatagggaggggtgtaggggctggaggttacagagatagggaggggtgtaggggctggagggggttagagatagagaggggtgtagggactggagggggtgagagatagggaggggtgtaggggctgaggaggttacagagatagggaggggtgtaggggctggaggttacagagatagggaggggtgtaggggctggagttacagagatagggaggggtgtaggggctggaggttacagagatagggaggggtgtaggggctggagggggttacagagat
This window contains:
- the LOC139250442 gene encoding ATP-dependent 6-phosphofructokinase, muscle type-like, coding for MTGACNLVKRGITNLCVIGGDGSLTGANDFRKEWTGLLSDLIKQGRITEDEAKRSAYLNIVGLVGSIDNDFCGTDMTIGTDSALHRIMEVVDSITTTAQSHQRTFVLEVMGRHCG